The following are encoded in a window of Phaseolus vulgaris cultivar G19833 chromosome 3, P. vulgaris v2.0, whole genome shotgun sequence genomic DNA:
- the LOC137807117 gene encoding uncharacterized protein isoform X1, translating to MGMKAFICLMWLLMWVSQSKGRLLFIPSKPDPNDAAASARWLVSLNFWGVLNTISADLGGAPFGNVVSYSDGLTGAGTGIPYFYLTSLDPTARNALENDKASLTVSEYPLGTCGTKDPMNPTCSKISLTGKLKLVDQQSKEAEFARKALFSKHPEMKDWPKNHNFQFFKLEIENIFLIDWFGGPKPLTVEQYLHPKMNNVGFLVLNLQSAL from the exons ATGGGAATGAAAGCTTTCATATGTCTGATGTGGTTGTTGATGTGGGTCTCTCAATCCAAAGGCCGATTACTGTTCATCCCATCAAAACCCGACCCAAATGATGCTGCTGCCTCTGCTCGTTGGCTCGTCTCTCTCAATTTCTGGGGAGTCTTGAA CACTATATCAGCTGATTTGGGTGGAGCTCCCTTTGG GAATGTGGTGTCATACAGTGATGGACTGACTGGTGCCGGCACTGGAATCCCTTACTTCTACTTGACAAGTCTAGATCCAACAGCAAGAAATGCACTGGAAAATGATAAAGCTTCACTTACAGTCAGTGAATACCCTCTTGGGACTTGTGGCACGAAAGACCCGATGAACCCTACTTGCTCAAAAATTTCCCTAACTGGAAAG CTGAAATTGGTTGATCAACAGTCCAAGGAAGCCGAATTTGCTAGAAAAGCCTTGTTCTCCAAGCATCCAGAGATGAAAG ACTGGCCGAAGAATCACAACTTTCAATTCTTCAAAttagaaattgaaaatatatttctaatcGACTGGTTTGGTGGTCCAAAACCACTCACAGTGGAACAGTACCTTCATCCTAAAAT GAACAATGTTGGCTTTTTGGTTCTTAATCTACAGAGTGCTCTTTGA
- the LOC137807117 gene encoding uncharacterized protein isoform X2 codes for MGMKAFICLMWLLMWVSQSKGRLLFIPSKPDPNDAAASARWLVSLNFWGVLNTISADLGGAPFGNVVSYSDGLTGAGTGIPYFYLTSLDPTARNALENDKASLTVSEYPLGTCGTKDPMNPTCSKISLTGKLKLVDQQSKEAEFARKALFSKHPEMKDWPKNHNFQFFKLEIENIFLIDWFGGPKPLTVEQYLHPKIQSI; via the exons ATGGGAATGAAAGCTTTCATATGTCTGATGTGGTTGTTGATGTGGGTCTCTCAATCCAAAGGCCGATTACTGTTCATCCCATCAAAACCCGACCCAAATGATGCTGCTGCCTCTGCTCGTTGGCTCGTCTCTCTCAATTTCTGGGGAGTCTTGAA CACTATATCAGCTGATTTGGGTGGAGCTCCCTTTGG GAATGTGGTGTCATACAGTGATGGACTGACTGGTGCCGGCACTGGAATCCCTTACTTCTACTTGACAAGTCTAGATCCAACAGCAAGAAATGCACTGGAAAATGATAAAGCTTCACTTACAGTCAGTGAATACCCTCTTGGGACTTGTGGCACGAAAGACCCGATGAACCCTACTTGCTCAAAAATTTCCCTAACTGGAAAG CTGAAATTGGTTGATCAACAGTCCAAGGAAGCCGAATTTGCTAGAAAAGCCTTGTTCTCCAAGCATCCAGAGATGAAAG ACTGGCCGAAGAATCACAACTTTCAATTCTTCAAAttagaaattgaaaatatatttctaatcGACTGGTTTGGTGGTCCAAAACCACTCACAGTGGAACAGTACCTTCATCCTAAAAT TCAAAGCATTTGA